From Endozoicomonas sp. 8E, the proteins below share one genomic window:
- a CDS encoding GNAT family N-acetyltransferase, producing MLETERLTLREFELSDVEFMYELMNSPLYIKNIGDRNINSIEDARSFLVSKIISSYKKNGYGLYAVVLKESNQVIGMSGLVRRDNLPSTDIGFGFLPEFMGKGYAYEASERVMKYAKNKLALNPILAITIKENERSIKLLNKLGLLYESVINWEGEEILLLSNSPQ from the coding sequence ATGCTAGAGACTGAGCGTTTAACTCTTCGAGAATTTGAATTAAGCGATGTGGAATTTATGTATGAGTTAATGAACTCACCTCTTTATATCAAGAACATTGGTGACAGAAACATTAATTCCATAGAAGATGCAAGATCATTTCTAGTTAGCAAGATTATTAGTAGCTATAAAAAGAATGGCTATGGTCTGTATGCTGTTGTTTTAAAAGAGTCGAATCAAGTAATTGGCATGTCCGGTTTGGTTCGTAGGGATAATTTGCCAAGTACAGATATTGGGTTTGGATTCTTACCTGAGTTTATGGGTAAAGGCTATGCCTATGAAGCATCTGAGCGAGTAATGAAATATGCCAAAAACAAACTAGCTCTTAATCCAATCCTTGCTATCACAATCAAAGAAAATGAACGTTCAATAAAGCTATTGAATAAACTTGGTCTTTTGTATGAAAGTGTCATCAACTGGGAGGGTGAAGAAATTTTGCTATTAAGCAACAGCCCACAATAG